The following proteins are encoded in a genomic region of Drosophila bipectinata strain 14024-0381.07 chromosome XL, DbipHiC1v2, whole genome shotgun sequence:
- the LOC108122721 gene encoding uncharacterized protein, with product MEERLRQTYQRHCLERERITRRLKRLTGKRSIDLLCNDSTAPPIAITMGELSTPSRMKGGQQMGSLETPLPQLRKVPPNPPPKPCSSPIAVSRKRSPRKASRHVAKTTPDLLVVGHQLPMHAPPQSRRIPLSRQPVDDYVYFYPGHYPEMIYWHPQGMLFHPEQPHQILVKDEEPPRVVDKRFIAELVDGLILEVQESTARKLN from the coding sequence ATGGAGGAACGCCTAAGGCAGACTTATCAGCGACATTGCCTGGAACGCGAACGGATTACCAGACGGCTTAAACGGCTGACCGGAAAACGATCCATCGACCTCCTCTGCAACGACTCAACCGCGCCACCCATCGCCATTACCATGGGCGAGCTAAGCACCCCGAGCCGGATGAAGGGTGGCCAACAAATGGGAAGCTTGGAGACGCCTTTACCACAACTACGGAAGGTTCCCCCCAACCCACCACCAAAGCCATGTTCCAGTCCCATTGCGGTGTCGAGGAAGCGTTCGCCAAGGAAGGCGTCCAGACATGTGGCCAAGACTACTCCAGATCTGCTCGTCGTTGGCCATCAGCTGCCGATGCATGCTCCACCCCAGAGTCGCCGTATCCCTCTTTCCCGGCAGCCCGTCGACGATTATGTATACTTTTATCCGGGTCACTATCCGGAGATGATCTACTGGCATCCCCAGGGTATGCTGTTCCATCCAGAGCAGCCGCATCAGATCCTGGTGAAGGACGAGGAGCCTCCTCGGGTGGTGGATAAACGATTTATCGCCGAGCTGGTGGACGGGCTTATCTTGGAAGTCCAAGAGTCTACAGCAAGAAAGCTCAATTAG
- the LOC108122749 gene encoding DM7 family protein GG17591-like isoform X2: MNKNKNSQGLPRLLRNFYTLPRDWHHVIFHAICCGGPPSQSRVPVPHQERRNRRNKTDNNGEDRTVVNRRPKYLPNLKGLQVPRALLDHSDRFVLIPLSLKLHQHDAGAAIEFQDEKCVGFDLPRSMFPAHAPLGKVTYLPRQLLPAGFDAGGVFGGGVLSRKFYPIGLMGTQQKGQTPPLFVGRRCVVAEPRRRQPGLTSVVGRVLPIRFNDLSGGTNTSDMNKRLERHDIAVAQIVHQPSNMPGMAEYLKSQSPPQFHMYVPDMSELVLVTTRSCRLAMVVLSTVLHPHVPMVAYATFGDEGEANCPRFELPPDVFPNCEGMMLPVFLPPKYLPCGYDAGCVFAPGALPNSVFEGPLELGSNQPQHNAALTPPLFVGRCMTGVTLNPRQPSDARPATQTRECFS, from the exons ATgaataagaataagaattcCCAAG GTTTACCACGATTGCTTCGAAATTTTTACACTTTACCCAGAGACTGGCATCATGTTATATTTCACGCAATTTGTTGTG GCGGTCCTCCGTCGCAATCACGTGTTCCTGTCCCACACCAGGAGCGTCGTAACCGTCGCAACAAGACCGATAACAATGGCGAGGACCGCACCGTCGTCAACCGTCGCCCCAAGTACTTGCCCAACTTGAAGGGTCTCCAAGTGCCGCGCGCCCTCCTCGACCACAGCGATCGCTTTGTGCTGATTCCATTGTCCTTGAAACTCCATCAGCATGATGCTGGCGCCGCCATTGAGTTCCAGGACGAGAAGTGCGTCGGCTTCGACTTGCCGCGCTCCATGTTTCCGGCCCACGCTCCCCTCGGCAAGGTCACCTATTTGCCGCGCCAGCTCCTGCCGGCCGGATTCGATGCTGGCGGCGTCTTTGGCGGCGGCGTATTGTCGCGCAAATTCTATCCCATCGGCCTGATGGGGACGCAGCAGAAGGGCCAGACCCCGCCCCTGTTCGTGGGCCGTCGCTGCGTCGTGGCTGAGCCGCGTCGGCGCCAGCCAGGTCTCACCTCTGTCGTTGGACGGGTGCTGCCGATCCGCTTCAATGACTTGAGTGGCGGCACCAACACATCTGATATGAACAAGCGCTTGGAACGCCACGATATTGCTGTGGCCCAGATCGTCCACCAACCGTCCAACATGCCAGGTATGGCCGAGTATCTTAAGAGCCAGAGCCCACCTCAGTTCCACATGTATGTCCCGGACATGAGTGAGTTGGTCCTGGTGACAACCCGTTCCTGCCGCTTAGCTATGGTGGTCCTGTCGACGGTCTTGCATCCTCACGTTCCGATGGTGGCCTACGCCACCTTTGGCGATGAAGGCGAGGCTAATTGTCCGCGTTTCGAGTTGCCGCCCGATGTCTTCCCCAACTGCGAGGGCATGATGCTCCCGGTCTTCTTGCCGCCGAAGTACCTGCCATGCGGCTACGACGCCGGCTGCGTCTTTGCACCGGGCGCCTTGCCGAACTCTGTCTTCGAGGGGCCCCTGGAACTGGGCTCTAACCAGCCGCAGCACAACGCCGCCCTGACTCCGCCCCTGTTTGTGGGCCGCTGCATGACTGGGGTCACCTTGAATCCCAGGCAACCATCAGATGCTCGACCAGCTACACAAACTCGGGAATGTTTCTCCTGA
- the LOC108122749 gene encoding DM7 family protein GG17591-like isoform X3: MNKNKNSQGGPPSQSRVPVPHQERRNRRNKTDNNGEDRTVVNRRPKYLPNLKGLQVPRALLDHSDRFVLIPLSLKLHQHDAGAAIEFQDEKCVGFDLPRSMFPAHAPLGKVTYLPRQLLPAGFDAGGVFGGGVLSRKFYPIGLMGTQQKGQTPPLFVGRRCVVAEPRRRQPGLTSVVGRVLPIRFNDLSGGTNTSDMNKRLERHDIAVAQIVHQPSNMPGMAEYLKSQSPPQFHMYVPDMSELVLVTTRSCRLAMVVLSTVLHPHVPMVAYATFGDEGEANCPRFELPPDVFPNCEGMMLPVFLPPKYLPCGYDAGCVFAPGALPNSVFEGPLELGSNQPQHNAALTPPLFVGRCMTGVTLNPRQPSDARPATQTRECFS, encoded by the exons ATgaataagaataagaattcCCAAG GCGGTCCTCCGTCGCAATCACGTGTTCCTGTCCCACACCAGGAGCGTCGTAACCGTCGCAACAAGACCGATAACAATGGCGAGGACCGCACCGTCGTCAACCGTCGCCCCAAGTACTTGCCCAACTTGAAGGGTCTCCAAGTGCCGCGCGCCCTCCTCGACCACAGCGATCGCTTTGTGCTGATTCCATTGTCCTTGAAACTCCATCAGCATGATGCTGGCGCCGCCATTGAGTTCCAGGACGAGAAGTGCGTCGGCTTCGACTTGCCGCGCTCCATGTTTCCGGCCCACGCTCCCCTCGGCAAGGTCACCTATTTGCCGCGCCAGCTCCTGCCGGCCGGATTCGATGCTGGCGGCGTCTTTGGCGGCGGCGTATTGTCGCGCAAATTCTATCCCATCGGCCTGATGGGGACGCAGCAGAAGGGCCAGACCCCGCCCCTGTTCGTGGGCCGTCGCTGCGTCGTGGCTGAGCCGCGTCGGCGCCAGCCAGGTCTCACCTCTGTCGTTGGACGGGTGCTGCCGATCCGCTTCAATGACTTGAGTGGCGGCACCAACACATCTGATATGAACAAGCGCTTGGAACGCCACGATATTGCTGTGGCCCAGATCGTCCACCAACCGTCCAACATGCCAGGTATGGCCGAGTATCTTAAGAGCCAGAGCCCACCTCAGTTCCACATGTATGTCCCGGACATGAGTGAGTTGGTCCTGGTGACAACCCGTTCCTGCCGCTTAGCTATGGTGGTCCTGTCGACGGTCTTGCATCCTCACGTTCCGATGGTGGCCTACGCCACCTTTGGCGATGAAGGCGAGGCTAATTGTCCGCGTTTCGAGTTGCCGCCCGATGTCTTCCCCAACTGCGAGGGCATGATGCTCCCGGTCTTCTTGCCGCCGAAGTACCTGCCATGCGGCTACGACGCCGGCTGCGTCTTTGCACCGGGCGCCTTGCCGAACTCTGTCTTCGAGGGGCCCCTGGAACTGGGCTCTAACCAGCCGCAGCACAACGCCGCCCTGACTCCGCCCCTGTTTGTGGGCCGCTGCATGACTGGGGTCACCTTGAATCCCAGGCAACCATCAGATGCTCGACCAGCTACACAAACTCGGGAATGTTTCTCCTGA
- the LOC108122749 gene encoding DM7 family protein GG17591-like isoform X1, whose amino-acid sequence MNKNKNSQGLPRLLRNFYTLPRDWHHVIFHAICCVILQFRSNILGWKKNIQKFLNNAFLHICGPPSQSRVPVPHQERRNRRNKTDNNGEDRTVVNRRPKYLPNLKGLQVPRALLDHSDRFVLIPLSLKLHQHDAGAAIEFQDEKCVGFDLPRSMFPAHAPLGKVTYLPRQLLPAGFDAGGVFGGGVLSRKFYPIGLMGTQQKGQTPPLFVGRRCVVAEPRRRQPGLTSVVGRVLPIRFNDLSGGTNTSDMNKRLERHDIAVAQIVHQPSNMPGMAEYLKSQSPPQFHMYVPDMSELVLVTTRSCRLAMVVLSTVLHPHVPMVAYATFGDEGEANCPRFELPPDVFPNCEGMMLPVFLPPKYLPCGYDAGCVFAPGALPNSVFEGPLELGSNQPQHNAALTPPLFVGRCMTGVTLNPRQPSDARPATQTRECFS is encoded by the exons ATgaataagaataagaattcCCAAG GTTTACCACGATTGCTTCGAAATTTTTACACTTTACCCAGAGACTGGCATCATGTTATATTTCACGCAATTTGTTGTG TCATTTTGCAATTTAGAAGTAATATTCTCggctggaaaaaaaatattcaaaaattcttGAACAATGCTTTcttgcatatat GCGGTCCTCCGTCGCAATCACGTGTTCCTGTCCCACACCAGGAGCGTCGTAACCGTCGCAACAAGACCGATAACAATGGCGAGGACCGCACCGTCGTCAACCGTCGCCCCAAGTACTTGCCCAACTTGAAGGGTCTCCAAGTGCCGCGCGCCCTCCTCGACCACAGCGATCGCTTTGTGCTGATTCCATTGTCCTTGAAACTCCATCAGCATGATGCTGGCGCCGCCATTGAGTTCCAGGACGAGAAGTGCGTCGGCTTCGACTTGCCGCGCTCCATGTTTCCGGCCCACGCTCCCCTCGGCAAGGTCACCTATTTGCCGCGCCAGCTCCTGCCGGCCGGATTCGATGCTGGCGGCGTCTTTGGCGGCGGCGTATTGTCGCGCAAATTCTATCCCATCGGCCTGATGGGGACGCAGCAGAAGGGCCAGACCCCGCCCCTGTTCGTGGGCCGTCGCTGCGTCGTGGCTGAGCCGCGTCGGCGCCAGCCAGGTCTCACCTCTGTCGTTGGACGGGTGCTGCCGATCCGCTTCAATGACTTGAGTGGCGGCACCAACACATCTGATATGAACAAGCGCTTGGAACGCCACGATATTGCTGTGGCCCAGATCGTCCACCAACCGTCCAACATGCCAGGTATGGCCGAGTATCTTAAGAGCCAGAGCCCACCTCAGTTCCACATGTATGTCCCGGACATGAGTGAGTTGGTCCTGGTGACAACCCGTTCCTGCCGCTTAGCTATGGTGGTCCTGTCGACGGTCTTGCATCCTCACGTTCCGATGGTGGCCTACGCCACCTTTGGCGATGAAGGCGAGGCTAATTGTCCGCGTTTCGAGTTGCCGCCCGATGTCTTCCCCAACTGCGAGGGCATGATGCTCCCGGTCTTCTTGCCGCCGAAGTACCTGCCATGCGGCTACGACGCCGGCTGCGTCTTTGCACCGGGCGCCTTGCCGAACTCTGTCTTCGAGGGGCCCCTGGAACTGGGCTCTAACCAGCCGCAGCACAACGCCGCCCTGACTCCGCCCCTGTTTGTGGGCCGCTGCATGACTGGGGTCACCTTGAATCCCAGGCAACCATCAGATGCTCGACCAGCTACACAAACTCGGGAATGTTTCTCCTGA